The Primulina eburnea isolate SZY01 chromosome 13, ASM2296580v1, whole genome shotgun sequence genome includes a region encoding these proteins:
- the LOC140810169 gene encoding uncharacterized protein yields MIFLFHTQPPMAFRLRKLLNESDVSETTARSCELFCDPTTNRPSGICPSKCLNLCISNCIDVKFLFPPPPEFAGGYSSPDHTSRLSLFLVITLAILVTCFFLFSCFTIYKFFNLNWRSLSRRRRGPPRREEEELGPNDFLDAEQGPVVDHYLWYIRTVGLEPSVISKIAIVKYKKGDGLVEGTDCAICLNEFQEDETLRLLPKCSHAFHIPCIDTWLNSHTNCPVCRAGIVNNVAVIPSEELVVQNSGLADETSRAAFSESDREVRRGSEDQAYELRIRIGDENESRDAIGLKLDDANGGLDEIQPRRRSVSMDSLSASMISDAISITFPAQSNRDSAQELVETKESDIRTAVRREVSDRRLLTGSSSITRSISCSARLFLSRYSCGPRDSAIRQ; encoded by the coding sequence ATGATCTTCTTATTTCACACCCAACCTCCCATGGCGTTTCGCCTCAGAAAATTGCTGAATGAATCCGATGTTTCTGAAACCACAGCCCGATCATGCGAGCTATTCTGCGATCCCACAACAAACCGGCCGTCTGGAATATGCCCATCCAAATGTTTGAATTTATGCATCTCCAATTGTATTGATGTAAAATTTCTGTTCCCACCACCGCCGGAGTTCGCCGGTGGTTATAGCAGCCCGGACCATACCTCCAGGCTGTCTCTTTTTCTCGTCATCACCTTAGCCATCTTGGTCACCTGTTTCTTTCTCTTCTCTTGCTTCACCATCTACAAGTTCTTTAATCTGAACTGGCGCAGCTTGAGTAGGAGGAGACGGGGACCACCGCGGCGGGAGGAAGAAGAGCTGGGCCCGAATGATTTTCTCGATGCCGAACAAGGGCCCGTGGTGGATCATTACCTCTGGTATATCAGGACCGTGGGTCTCGAGCCATCTGTTATCAGCAAAATTGCGATTGTAAAGTATAAGAAAGGGGATGGCCTCGTTGAAGGCACGGATTGCGCTATTTGTTTGAATGAGTTTCAAGAAGACGAGACTCTTAGATTGTTGCCCAAGTGTAGTCACGCTTTTCATATTCCTTGCATCGATACTTGGCTGAATTCGCACACGAACTGCCCCGTTTGCCGGGCCGGAATTGTGAACAACGTAGCCGTAATACCATCAGAGGAACTGGTTGTTCAGAATTCCGGCCTGGCGGACGAAACTAGTCGGGCTGCATTTTCGGAGAGTGACAGGGAAGTCAGGAGAGGATCAGAGGATCAAGCTTACGAGCTGCGGATAAGGATTGGGGACGAGAACGAATCgcgggatgcaattggattgaAGTTAGATGATGCCAATGGTGGATTAGATGAGATTCAACCAAGAAGAAGATCAGTTTCGATGGATTCGTTATCAGCATCTATGATCAGTGATGCAATCTCCATTACCTTTCCGGCGCAATCTAACAGAGATTCGGCTCAAGAACTGGTTGAAACGAAAGAATCCGACATCAGGACAGCCGTGAGAAGAGAAGTATCCGATCGAAGATTGTTGACAGGCTCTTCCTCTATAACAAGATCAATTTCATGTAGTGCGAGATTATTTCTTTCAAGATACTCCTGCGGACCCCGGGATTCGGCCATTCGTCAATGA